The Rhododendron vialii isolate Sample 1 chromosome 5a, ASM3025357v1 genome contains a region encoding:
- the LOC131327007 gene encoding uncharacterized protein LOC131327007, with product MSIEIPTIAPKRAMVSHAFQTSSVVAPNDNVRLKAQCLRRERERERDNIQLRQPTSFSSLTPSHRRRACLEGGITSTSIEIPTNSPKLAMVSHSFQLSSVVVLPTTPNLRDYSASTKTPITVDSMLCHHEP from the exons ATGTCTATAGAAATTCCTACAATTGCACCAAAGCGAGCAATGGTTTCACATGCCTTTCAGACATCATCAGTTGTG GCACCTAATGATAATGTTAGATTAAAGGCCCAATGCTTACGACGtgaacgagagagagaaagagacaacaTTCAACTGAGGCAGCCCACATCCTTTTCGTCTTTAACACCAAGTCATCGCCGACGTGCATGCCTAGAAGGTGGCATTACTTCTACATCTATAGAAATTCCTACAAATTCACCAAAGCTAGCAATGGTTTCACATTCCTTCCAGTTATCATCAGTTGTGGTGCTTCCTACAACACCAAATTTGAGAGACTATTCTGCTAGCACAAAAACTCCCATAACTGTGGATAGTATGCTATGTCATCATGAACCCTAG